A single window of Nasonia vitripennis strain AsymCx chromosome 4, Nvit_psr_1.1, whole genome shotgun sequence DNA harbors:
- the LOC100119124 gene encoding organic cation transporter protein isoform X2, producing MGYLGRWQIFVCTAISLVKFPVAWHQLAIVFMAPKQTYNCALPGFGNASDQCHATINGSDVECTQWEFDRSVFPETIISQWNLVCSRSHYANLQQSILMFGILLGSISFGFLSDRFGRKLPLMVSTVLQLASGIGCAVVAWFPALLLMKFLSAVATGGTMVTSYVICMEIVGKSWRAAITILYQIPYSLGHMSLAGLAYWFRHWQHLQIAMTLPSIILLGYWWVVPESPRWLLAMGRQRAACKVLQTAAKINKLDDKEIPEIVKKYCLHQNAKKTEADGRASFLDLFRTPNMRIKSLSIFFNWIVCGMGLFGMTQYIGHVGGDIFLNFALSGAIQIPGNFLAWWTMNTLGRRITLVASNCIAGLASLLLIFVTSDLEWLRLIFACFGIVGMSVSFTTVYLYSGELFPTVIRNIGVGTSSMCARIGSMVAPFVVSLGTIQPWLPPVIFGVLPIIGAGLCILLPETAGSELPETLQDGEDFGKSKTKFKNGKICNEAEVTL from the exons ATGGGCTATCTTGGCCGCTGGCAGATCTTCGTCTGCACGGCTATATCCCTGGTCAAGTTCCCGGTCGCCTGGCACCAACTGGCCATTGTCTTCATGGCGCCAAAGCAGACTTACAATTGCGCGCTGCCGGGCTTtggaaatgcgagcgatcagtGCCACGCGACGATCAATGGCAGTGACGTCGAGTGCACCCAGTGGGAATTCGACAGGAGTGTCTTCCCCGAGACCATAATATCACAG TGGAATCTCGTGTGTTCTCGATCGCACTATGCAAACCTTCAGCAATCCATTCTTATGTTTGGTATTTTGCTTGGTAGCATCTCTTTTGGCTTTTTGTCCGATAG ATTTGGTCGAAAACTTCCTTTAATGGTCTCTACTGTGCTTCAATTGGCATCTGGCATTGGCTGTGCCGTTGTCGCATGGTTTCCGGCTCTGCTgttaatgaaatttttaagtGCCGTTGCGACTGGTGGCACGATGGTCACTAGTTATGTAATAT GTATGGAAATTGTCGGCAAAAGTTGGCGAGCCGCTATAACTATTCTCTACCAAATTCCGTATAGTTTGGGCCACATGTCTTTGGCCGGTCTCGCTTATTGGTTCAGGCATTGGCAACATCTTCAAATCGCAATGACTTTACCTTCCATCATACTGCTCGGCTACTGGTGGGTCGTTCCCGAGTCTCCGAGATGGCTCCTCGCCATGGGCAGACAGAGAGCTGCTTGCAAAGTCCTCCAAACCGCTgccaaaattaataaattagatGATAAAGAAATTCCCGAAATCGTTAAAAAGTACTGCTTGCATCAG AATGCCAAAAAAACGGAAGCAGATGGTCGAGCGTCATTTTTGGATCTTTTCCGCACACCTAATATGCGAATAAAGTCGTTGTCAATTTTCTTCAATTGGATTGTGTGTGGAATGGGACTTTTTGGAATGACTCAGTACATCGGACACGTTGGTGGTGACATTTTTTTGAACTTCGCACTTTCTGGAGCAATTCAAATTCCTGGAAATTTCCTCGCTTGGTGGACAATGAATACTTTAGGTAGAAGAATTACGCTGGTTGCAAGTAACTGCATAGCTGGTCTTGCAAGtcttttgttgatttttgttACATCTG ATCTTGAGTGGCTAAGGTTGATCTTTGCGTGCTTTGGTATTGTCGGCATGTCAGTTTCCTTCACAACTGTTTATTTATATTCCGGTGAACTATTTCCCACGGTGATAAGAAATATTGGAGTTGGAACAAGTAGCATGTGTGCAAGAATAGGCTCAATGGTTGCACCTTTCGTAGTATCTTTG GGTACAATTCAGCCATGGCTACCACCTGTTATTTTCGGAGTACTACCCATAATTGGTGCCGGCCTTTGTATTCTATTACCAGAAACTGCAGGCAGTGAACTTCCAGAAACTTTGCAAGATGGTGAAGATTTTGGAAA atcaaaaacaaagtttaaaaatgggaagatatgcaacgAAGCTGAAGTGACCTTGTAA
- the LOC100119124 gene encoding organic cation transporter protein isoform X1 encodes MKNLQINDHDLNGKHIINSCKDAEAAASNGAADNGSGDAVQRAMGYLGRWQIFVCTAISLVKFPVAWHQLAIVFMAPKQTYNCALPGFGNASDQCHATINGSDVECTQWEFDRSVFPETIISQWNLVCSRSHYANLQQSILMFGILLGSISFGFLSDRFGRKLPLMVSTVLQLASGIGCAVVAWFPALLLMKFLSAVATGGTMVTSYVICMEIVGKSWRAAITILYQIPYSLGHMSLAGLAYWFRHWQHLQIAMTLPSIILLGYWWVVPESPRWLLAMGRQRAACKVLQTAAKINKLDDKEIPEIVKKYCLHQNAKKTEADGRASFLDLFRTPNMRIKSLSIFFNWIVCGMGLFGMTQYIGHVGGDIFLNFALSGAIQIPGNFLAWWTMNTLGRRITLVASNCIAGLASLLLIFVTSDLEWLRLIFACFGIVGMSVSFTTVYLYSGELFPTVIRNIGVGTSSMCARIGSMVAPFVVSLGTIQPWLPPVIFGVLPIIGAGLCILLPETAGSELPETLQDGEDFGKSKTKFKNGKICNEAEVTL; translated from the exons ATGAAGAATTTGCAAATCAACGACCATG ACTTAAACGGTAAGCACATCATCAATAGCTGCAAGGATGCCGAGGCAGCAGCGAGCAATGGAGCTGCCGATAACGGGAGCGGTGATGCGGTGCAACGCGCGATGGGCTATCTTGGCCGCTGGCAGATCTTCGTCTGCACGGCTATATCCCTGGTCAAGTTCCCGGTCGCCTGGCACCAACTGGCCATTGTCTTCATGGCGCCAAAGCAGACTTACAATTGCGCGCTGCCGGGCTTtggaaatgcgagcgatcagtGCCACGCGACGATCAATGGCAGTGACGTCGAGTGCACCCAGTGGGAATTCGACAGGAGTGTCTTCCCCGAGACCATAATATCACAG TGGAATCTCGTGTGTTCTCGATCGCACTATGCAAACCTTCAGCAATCCATTCTTATGTTTGGTATTTTGCTTGGTAGCATCTCTTTTGGCTTTTTGTCCGATAG ATTTGGTCGAAAACTTCCTTTAATGGTCTCTACTGTGCTTCAATTGGCATCTGGCATTGGCTGTGCCGTTGTCGCATGGTTTCCGGCTCTGCTgttaatgaaatttttaagtGCCGTTGCGACTGGTGGCACGATGGTCACTAGTTATGTAATAT GTATGGAAATTGTCGGCAAAAGTTGGCGAGCCGCTATAACTATTCTCTACCAAATTCCGTATAGTTTGGGCCACATGTCTTTGGCCGGTCTCGCTTATTGGTTCAGGCATTGGCAACATCTTCAAATCGCAATGACTTTACCTTCCATCATACTGCTCGGCTACTGGTGGGTCGTTCCCGAGTCTCCGAGATGGCTCCTCGCCATGGGCAGACAGAGAGCTGCTTGCAAAGTCCTCCAAACCGCTgccaaaattaataaattagatGATAAAGAAATTCCCGAAATCGTTAAAAAGTACTGCTTGCATCAG AATGCCAAAAAAACGGAAGCAGATGGTCGAGCGTCATTTTTGGATCTTTTCCGCACACCTAATATGCGAATAAAGTCGTTGTCAATTTTCTTCAATTGGATTGTGTGTGGAATGGGACTTTTTGGAATGACTCAGTACATCGGACACGTTGGTGGTGACATTTTTTTGAACTTCGCACTTTCTGGAGCAATTCAAATTCCTGGAAATTTCCTCGCTTGGTGGACAATGAATACTTTAGGTAGAAGAATTACGCTGGTTGCAAGTAACTGCATAGCTGGTCTTGCAAGtcttttgttgatttttgttACATCTG ATCTTGAGTGGCTAAGGTTGATCTTTGCGTGCTTTGGTATTGTCGGCATGTCAGTTTCCTTCACAACTGTTTATTTATATTCCGGTGAACTATTTCCCACGGTGATAAGAAATATTGGAGTTGGAACAAGTAGCATGTGTGCAAGAATAGGCTCAATGGTTGCACCTTTCGTAGTATCTTTG GGTACAATTCAGCCATGGCTACCACCTGTTATTTTCGGAGTACTACCCATAATTGGTGCCGGCCTTTGTATTCTATTACCAGAAACTGCAGGCAGTGAACTTCCAGAAACTTTGCAAGATGGTGAAGATTTTGGAAA atcaaaaacaaagtttaaaaatgggaagatatgcaacgAAGCTGAAGTGACCTTGTAA